One segment of Leptospirillum ferrooxidans C2-3 DNA contains the following:
- a CDS encoding DUF420 domain-containing protein yields the protein MHGFLGTKADFWWDLTVTSETIVFSFLAVGGYFAKKHKGTRHHNTMLLSSVLVAAWFLMYIAQQYIVGIVGFGGPDFVKFLIYYPVIIFHSLVSTAALVLTGVVVFNGFISTDFKDGERILVKNPNVHRRLGWVTLICFICSIVTAYSVYTMLFVIYNPARSPSYGIKSSIGALSGIGSFLIFSLVLLFWYVAREKRKRMGTPS from the coding sequence ATGCATGGCTTTTTGGGTACCAAGGCGGATTTTTGGTGGGATCTGACCGTAACGAGTGAGACAATTGTGTTCAGTTTTCTGGCTGTCGGAGGATATTTCGCCAAAAAGCACAAAGGCACTCGCCATCATAATACAATGCTTTTATCTTCTGTACTGGTGGCGGCCTGGTTTCTCATGTATATCGCACAACAATACATCGTGGGCATTGTGGGGTTTGGTGGACCGGACTTCGTCAAATTTCTGATTTATTATCCAGTAATCATTTTTCACTCTCTTGTTTCAACGGCGGCATTGGTTTTAACGGGAGTGGTTGTTTTCAACGGTTTTATTTCGACCGATTTCAAAGACGGAGAGAGAATATTGGTGAAAAACCCCAATGTGCATCGCCGTCTGGGTTGGGTCACCCTTATCTGTTTCATTTGCTCGATTGTGACTGCCTATTCAGTTTATACCATGCTTTTTGTGATCTATAATCCAGCGAGAAGCCCTTCTTACGGGATTAAATCTTCAATCGGAGCACTCTCCGGTATTGGCTCTTTTCTGATCTTTTCACTTGTTCTTTTGTTTTGGTATGTCGCGAGAGAAAAAAGAAAGCGTATGGGCACTCCCTCATGA
- a CDS encoding sigma-54 interaction domain-containing protein, whose amino-acid sequence MSPFRGRSLVPTFPENSGTPEDRDKNASLIDPEIILESLEEGVLAIGLDRKILYMNKAAREMLSVTPGQEKTIDCQKALKSSSCQTRCLLEKTITTGETIRNHEITIFDRSHRIRTLRVNTALLKRPDGELIGGVEIFHDVTHILALKEEIKGRYSFGRIIGRSQRMQELYDILPIISNGKSTILIEGESGTGKELVANAIHESSSRKEGPFVKLNCAALSEGVLESELFGHVKGAFTGAVQSRPGRFEIASGGTLFLDEIGEISPSMQVKLLRVLQEEEFERVGGTHTIKVDVRVIAATNRDLKQAMEKGEFRKDLYYRLRVIPVTLVPLRDRKEDIPLLINSFIEKFSLTTGKEISGISPEAMGVLLNYSWPGNIRELQNAIEHAVLLSPGGIIDLKHLPADITNNPEENRAPENIVETSQPLRKVKDDMIRKTLEMTGGNISEAARKLEIGRSTLWRRLREMDHG is encoded by the coding sequence ATGAGTCCATTTCGTGGCCGATCGTTGGTTCCAACTTTTCCAGAAAACTCCGGAACACCAGAAGACAGGGACAAAAATGCATCTTTGATTGATCCGGAGATCATCCTGGAATCTCTCGAGGAAGGTGTACTTGCCATTGGCCTTGATCGAAAAATCCTTTATATGAATAAAGCTGCAAGAGAAATGCTGTCCGTGACACCAGGACAGGAAAAAACGATCGATTGCCAAAAAGCGCTCAAGTCATCTTCCTGTCAGACCAGATGTTTATTGGAAAAAACGATTACGACCGGTGAGACGATCAGAAATCATGAAATCACGATCTTTGATCGCTCTCATCGAATCCGTACTCTCCGAGTGAACACGGCCCTTTTAAAAAGACCTGATGGAGAGTTGATCGGAGGAGTGGAGATTTTCCATGATGTGACGCATATTCTTGCCTTGAAAGAGGAAATCAAGGGCCGCTATTCTTTTGGTCGAATCATCGGTCGGTCTCAACGCATGCAGGAGTTGTATGACATTCTTCCGATTATATCGAATGGAAAATCGACCATTTTGATCGAGGGAGAAAGCGGAACAGGCAAGGAACTCGTTGCAAATGCGATCCATGAGTCGAGCTCCAGAAAAGAAGGACCATTTGTCAAACTGAATTGCGCAGCTCTTTCCGAAGGCGTTCTTGAATCGGAGCTCTTTGGACATGTCAAGGGCGCTTTTACAGGAGCTGTCCAAAGTCGCCCTGGACGTTTTGAAATCGCTTCCGGTGGAACCTTGTTTCTTGATGAGATAGGGGAAATTTCGCCATCCATGCAAGTCAAGCTTCTGAGAGTTCTCCAGGAAGAAGAGTTCGAACGGGTTGGAGGAACCCATACGATCAAGGTCGACGTCAGGGTTATTGCCGCAACCAATCGGGATTTGAAGCAAGCCATGGAAAAAGGGGAGTTTCGAAAAGACCTTTATTACCGGCTTAGGGTGATTCCCGTGACACTGGTTCCGCTTAGGGATCGCAAAGAAGATATCCCGCTTCTGATCAATTCTTTTATAGAAAAATTTTCCCTGACGACCGGTAAGGAAATATCTGGAATCTCTCCTGAGGCTATGGGAGTACTTTTGAATTATTCCTGGCCAGGAAATATCAGGGAGTTACAGAATGCGATCGAGCATGCTGTTCTTCTTTCTCCCGGGGGCATCATTGATCTGAAACACCTACCGGCAGACATTACCAATAACCCTGAAGAAAACCGGGCTCCGGAAAATATTGTGGAGACTTCCCAGCCACTCCGAAAAGTGAAGGATGATATGATTCGCAAAACATTGGAAATGACTGGAGGAAATATATCAGAAGCAGCCAGGAAGCTTGAGATCGGCCGTTCAACCTTGTGGCGCCGGTTAAGGGAAATGGATCACGGATGA
- a CDS encoding NUDIX hydrolase, with amino-acid sequence MTGPEQDLSKERDRSVVYSGNRISVCLSKVGSVQSGWIHESVCFGEGVAILPIIDGKVFFVRQFRPSVSEIVLELPAGKLEKGEDPREGAIRELREETGIYGGELSLMGTIMTTPGFCDERIHLFLSTGGLQGESSPDEDEDLDVVSLPVSSIPKSIVDGGIRDGKTLSAFALYWSLNRIDR; translated from the coding sequence ATGACCGGGCCGGAACAGGATCTGTCGAAGGAGAGAGACCGGTCCGTTGTGTATTCAGGGAACAGAATATCCGTTTGTTTGTCCAAGGTCGGTTCTGTTCAGTCCGGTTGGATTCATGAGTCAGTCTGTTTTGGTGAAGGTGTTGCCATTTTGCCGATTATCGATGGCAAGGTGTTTTTTGTTCGACAGTTTCGCCCATCGGTATCGGAGATTGTTCTGGAGTTGCCGGCGGGAAAACTGGAGAAGGGCGAGGATCCAAGGGAAGGGGCAATTCGGGAGTTAAGGGAAGAGACAGGAATTTATGGAGGGGAGTTGTCGCTTATGGGTACAATCATGACAACGCCCGGTTTTTGTGATGAACGAATTCATCTTTTCCTTTCAACCGGAGGGCTCCAAGGGGAGTCTTCTCCGGATGAGGATGAGGATCTGGATGTTGTGTCTCTCCCTGTTTCATCGATTCCGAAATCTATTGTCGATGGGGGAATTCGTGATGGAAAAACTCTCTCCGCATTTGCTTTGTACTGGTCGCTCAATCGAATCGATCGGTGA
- a CDS encoding 4Fe-4S binding protein, with product MIRLDSERCRGCLECEEICPTGVLVMPISGDQEGCALSVMGTCIVCRYCLTSCPDKALSLIPKADEESYP from the coding sequence ATGATTCGTCTTGACTCAGAGCGCTGCCGGGGGTGTCTTGAGTGTGAAGAAATATGCCCTACCGGTGTTCTGGTTATGCCTATATCAGGAGATCAGGAAGGGTGTGCTCTGTCCGTAATGGGAACTTGTATTGTTTGCAGATACTGTTTGACTTCTTGTCCGGACAAGGCGTTGTCTCTGATTCCAAAGGCAGATGAGGAGTCCTATCCATGA
- a CDS encoding anthranilate synthase component I family protein, with the protein MILSLSKDQFRNLSSEKRFIPFFGEILSDRITPVAAYASLDPLTHRFLLESVVGGESWGRFSYVGGGVLFRFEGNVSEGLSITDLTRSESGGRCHRDGDLLTLLKDEMEAISIESSLLPAGLAAGIVGYLSYDMVREFEKLPSLLPPQKEFPDLYFVLPEFLLVFDHVLGKLRILTWIDREEDLSSDELYDKASSRLSALKGSLSFHADQEGSVREHDPLSFVESPSSRVFEENVLKAKEHIKSGDIFQIVLSKRFSFHFDGDPLKVYRVLRSINPSPYMYLIQDGDMAIVGSSPELLVRVKGEKVEVRPIAGTVRRTGVPEEDAIRQKQLLADPKELAEHVMLVDLGRNDVGRVSQPGTVRVPEMMVLEQYSHVTHIVSHVEGLLSSNNDAFSVIRAAFPAGTLSGAPKIRAMQIIESLETMRRGPYAGAVGTISFSGDCDLAIAIRSIFIRGGNAFLQAGAGIVADSIPQNEDQEVAAKAAAMMEALRISNGERGSWLF; encoded by the coding sequence ATGATTCTATCCCTGTCGAAAGACCAGTTTCGGAACCTGTCTTCAGAAAAACGATTTATTCCTTTTTTTGGGGAGATCCTTTCGGACAGAATAACCCCGGTTGCCGCTTATGCATCCCTTGATCCCCTAACACATCGTTTCCTTCTGGAAAGTGTTGTTGGCGGGGAGAGCTGGGGGCGATTTTCCTATGTGGGGGGGGGTGTCCTGTTTCGGTTTGAAGGGAATGTTTCAGAGGGACTCTCCATTACGGATCTGACCCGGTCAGAGTCGGGTGGGAGATGTCACAGGGACGGAGATCTCCTCACACTCTTGAAAGATGAGATGGAGGCTATATCGATCGAGTCGAGCTTGCTCCCAGCCGGTCTTGCGGCAGGGATTGTAGGATACCTGTCCTACGATATGGTTCGCGAATTTGAAAAATTGCCGAGTTTGCTTCCCCCACAAAAAGAATTCCCTGACCTGTATTTTGTCCTTCCGGAATTTCTTCTTGTGTTTGATCATGTTCTTGGAAAACTCAGAATCCTGACATGGATTGACCGAGAGGAGGATCTCAGCTCTGACGAGTTATATGATAAGGCCTCATCAAGGTTGTCAGCCCTGAAGGGCTCCCTTTCCTTTCATGCCGATCAGGAGGGATCTGTCAGGGAACACGATCCACTGTCATTTGTTGAATCTCCCAGCTCCAGGGTTTTTGAAGAGAATGTTCTGAAAGCAAAGGAACACATCAAATCGGGAGATATTTTTCAGATTGTTCTCTCCAAAAGATTCTCGTTTCATTTTGATGGCGATCCGTTAAAAGTCTATCGGGTATTGCGCTCGATCAATCCATCTCCCTACATGTATTTGATACAGGATGGAGATATGGCAATTGTGGGTTCATCTCCCGAACTTCTCGTCCGGGTGAAGGGGGAAAAAGTTGAGGTTCGCCCGATTGCCGGAACGGTCAGAAGAACGGGTGTTCCTGAAGAGGATGCTATAAGGCAAAAACAGCTTTTAGCCGACCCCAAGGAGCTTGCCGAGCATGTTATGCTGGTCGATCTTGGAAGAAATGATGTGGGACGGGTGAGTCAACCAGGAACTGTGCGTGTCCCGGAAATGATGGTTCTCGAGCAATACTCTCATGTGACGCATATTGTTTCTCATGTGGAAGGACTGCTTTCCAGTAATAATGATGCATTTAGCGTGATCCGGGCAGCTTTTCCGGCTGGGACACTATCAGGTGCTCCCAAAATCCGGGCAATGCAAATTATTGAGTCATTGGAGACAATGCGAAGAGGGCCTTATGCAGGAGCGGTCGGAACGATCTCCTTTTCGGGGGATTGTGATCTGGCCATTGCTATAAGGTCCATTTTTATTCGGGGAGGGAACGCATTCCTTCAGGCAGGTGCCGGAATTGTTGCGGACTCAATACCCCAGAACGAAGATCAGGAAGTGGCAGCAAAAGCGGCAGCGATGATGGAAGCGTTACGAATTTCGAATGGGGAAAGAGGCTCATGGCTTTTTTGA